In the genome of Massilia sp. W12, the window ATTCCGTCACCTGGCCATCAGCCAGGGGAAAAGCGCTGGTGATAACGGCATCCGCCGCGCCTTCGCTGGCGTTTTTCAACGCGTGGAATTGCGCGCCGATTTCCGGCATCAGCGCGATGCGACGGTTTTCGACCAGCATGTCGATGAAATTCTTTGCCTGCGCCGTTACCGGCGATTTCAGCAAAGCCACAAACAAAGCGCCCATATCGGCGTCGGAGACGTTGGGGTTTTGCGCCAAAGCCAGGACTTCCGGATGGGCTGCTGCCTGGGCCATTTCGGCCACCAGCTCAGACCACGCGTTCAAGTCCCCTTCGCGCGCAACGCGAAACAGGGCTTCAGCGTAAGGACGGGCGACGGTTGCAAGTTCTGCCATGATTACAGCTCGGTTGCGAGTTGTTTCAACAGATCAGCATGAGCAGCCTGGTCGACTTCGCGACGCAGAATCTGTTCAGCACCCTTGACCGCCAACGCTGCGACTTGCGCACGCAGTTCTTCACGCGCACGCGCCACTTGCTGTTCAGCATCGGCTTTGGCTTGCGCCAGAATGCGATCCGCTTCCGCCTTGGCGTTGGCTTTGATCTCATCGCCGCTCATGGCAGCACGCTTTTCAGCGTCTGCAACACGCTTGGCGCCTTCATCGCGGGCTGCGTTTAACAGCGAGGCGATTTCCTTGTCTGCGGCAGCGCGGGCGTTTTTGCCCTGTTCTGCAGCGGCCAGGCCATCAGAGATTTTTTTTGCGCGCTCATCCAGTGCGTTAATCAACGGCGGCCACACAAACTTCATGGTGAACCAGGCCAGGATGAAGAACACTACTGCTTGCGCAATAAATGTTGCATTCAGATTCATCGTTACCTTCCCT includes:
- a CDS encoding F0F1 ATP synthase subunit delta, with the protein product MAELATVARPYAEALFRVAREGDLNAWSELVAEMAQAAAHPEVLALAQNPNVSDADMGALFVALLKSPVTAQAKNFIDMLVENRRIALMPEIGAQFHALKNASEGAADAVITSAFPLADGQVTELIASLEKKFGRKLNPSVIVDAALIGGVRVEVGDQVLDTSVRAKLQQMQVALLA
- a CDS encoding F0F1 ATP synthase subunit B — encoded protein: MNLNATFIAQAVVFFILAWFTMKFVWPPLINALDERAKKISDGLAAAEQGKNARAAADKEIASLLNAARDEGAKRVADAEKRAAMSGDEIKANAKAEADRILAQAKADAEQQVARAREELRAQVAALAVKGAEQILRREVDQAAHADLLKQLATEL